A window of the Pseudomonas sp. B21_DOA genome harbors these coding sequences:
- the mazG gene encoding nucleoside triphosphate pyrophosphohydrolase: MTYSLEDLLHLMSRLRDPQFGCPWDIKQTYASIVPHTLEEAYEVADAIERGDLDHLQGELGDLLFQVVYYSQLAKEEGRFEFAGVIDSITRKLIRRHPHVFPTGDLYAPLDVPRLSEEQVKQRWEEIKAEERAEKASAPEQLSLLDDVPATLPALSRSAKLQKRAGQVGFDWPDALPVLDKVREELDEVLEAMSENDPVAVADEIGDLLFSVVNLARHLKVDPETALRGANGKFERRFRFIEQALRDTHRPMEDCTLEELDALWGEAKRQEKNEPSCG; this comes from the coding sequence ATGACGTATTCACTCGAAGACCTGCTCCACCTGATGTCCCGTCTGCGTGATCCGCAGTTCGGTTGCCCGTGGGACATCAAGCAGACCTACGCCTCTATCGTCCCGCACACTCTCGAAGAAGCCTATGAAGTGGCGGATGCCATCGAGCGTGGCGATCTCGACCATTTGCAGGGCGAGTTAGGCGATCTGCTGTTTCAGGTGGTGTATTACAGCCAGTTGGCCAAGGAAGAAGGGCGGTTCGAATTCGCCGGGGTGATCGACAGCATCACGCGCAAACTGATCCGCCGTCATCCCCACGTATTCCCCACTGGCGATCTCTACGCGCCGCTCGACGTGCCGCGCTTGAGCGAAGAGCAGGTCAAGCAGCGCTGGGAAGAGATCAAGGCCGAAGAGCGCGCCGAGAAAGCATCGGCGCCCGAGCAGTTGTCCCTGCTCGACGATGTGCCGGCCACCTTGCCGGCACTGTCGCGCTCGGCCAAGTTGCAGAAGCGCGCCGGGCAGGTCGGTTTCGACTGGCCGGACGCTTTGCCAGTGCTCGACAAGGTGCGCGAAGAGCTCGATGAAGTGCTCGAGGCGATGTCGGAAAATGACCCGGTAGCCGTGGCCGACGAGATCGGCGACCTGCTGTTTTCCGTGGTCAATCTGGCCCGGCATCTGAAGGTCGATCCGGAAACCGCCTTGCGCGGCGCCAATGGCAAGTTTGAAAGACGTTTCCGTTTTATCGAACAGGCATTGCGCGACACCCACCGTCCCATGGAAGATTGCACCCTCGAAGAGTTGGACGCCCTGT
- the relA gene encoding GTP diphosphokinase, with protein MVQVRAHQPINTDGSINLEAWLDHAVSVDLALDREALKEACEFAREAEQQSNAKKNLWAEGSGSFSTGLEIAEILADLKLDQDSLVAAVLYRGVREGQIELAAVGQRFGPVVAKLIDGVQRMAAISASLSPRQSMVMGTQGQVENLRKMLVAMVDDVRVALIKLAERTCAIRAVKTADDEKRNRVAREVFDIYAPLAHRLGIGHIKWELEDLSFRYLEPDQYKQIAKLLHERRLDRERFISDVMTQLKDELQATGVDADISGRAKHIYSIWRKMQRKGLEFSQIYDVRAVRVLVPEMRDCYTALGIVHTLWRHIPKEFDDYIANPKENGYRSLHTAVIGPEGKVLEVQIRTHSMHEEAELGVCAHWRYKGTDVKSGSNHYEEKISWLRQVLEWHEELGDIGGLAEQLRVDIEPDRVYIFTPDGHAIDLPKGATPLDFAYRVHTEIGHNCRGAKINGRIVPLNYSLQTGEQVEIITSKHGTPSRDWLNPNLGYVTTSRARAKIVHWFKLQARDQNVAAGKTLIERELTRLGLPAVDFDKLAEKANMKTAEDMFAALGAGDLRQAHLVNLAQQLVEPERGNEQLELIPRKATGYKPGKRGDIQIQGVGNLMTQMAGCCQPLPGDAIVGYITQGRGVSIHRQDCASVLQLGGREPERIIQVSWGPVPVLTYPVDIIIRAYDRSGLLRDVSQVLLNERINVLAVNTRSNKEDNTALMSLTIEIPGLDALGRLLGRISQLPNIIETRRNRTP; from the coding sequence ATGGTACAGGTGAGAGCACACCAGCCGATCAACACCGACGGCAGTATCAATCTCGAGGCCTGGCTCGATCACGCGGTCAGTGTCGATCTGGCACTGGATCGCGAGGCCTTGAAAGAGGCCTGCGAGTTCGCCCGCGAGGCCGAACAGCAGTCCAATGCGAAGAAGAACCTGTGGGCCGAAGGCTCCGGCAGTTTCAGCACGGGCCTGGAGATCGCCGAGATCCTCGCCGACCTCAAGCTCGATCAGGATTCGCTGGTCGCCGCCGTGTTGTATCGCGGCGTGCGTGAGGGCCAGATTGAACTGGCAGCAGTCGGCCAGCGCTTCGGTCCGGTAGTGGCCAAGCTGATCGACGGCGTGCAGCGCATGGCGGCCATCAGCGCCAGCCTCAGCCCACGGCAGTCGATGGTCATGGGCACGCAAGGGCAGGTCGAGAACCTGCGCAAGATGCTTGTGGCCATGGTCGATGACGTGCGCGTTGCGCTGATCAAACTGGCCGAACGCACCTGCGCCATCCGTGCGGTGAAAACCGCCGACGATGAAAAGCGCAACCGCGTTGCTCGCGAAGTCTTCGACATCTACGCACCGCTGGCCCATCGCCTCGGCATCGGTCACATCAAATGGGAGCTGGAGGACTTGTCCTTCCGCTATCTCGAACCCGATCAATACAAGCAGATCGCCAAGTTGCTGCATGAGCGGCGGCTGGATCGCGAGCGTTTCATCAGCGACGTGATGACCCAGCTCAAGGACGAACTGCAGGCCACCGGCGTCGACGCCGACATCAGCGGCCGGGCCAAACACATCTACTCGATCTGGCGCAAAATGCAGCGCAAGGGTCTGGAGTTCAGCCAGATCTACGACGTTCGCGCGGTGCGCGTGCTAGTGCCGGAAATGCGCGACTGCTACACCGCGCTCGGTATCGTCCACACCCTGTGGCGGCACATCCCGAAAGAATTCGACGACTACATCGCCAACCCGAAAGAGAACGGCTACCGCTCGCTGCACACGGCGGTGATCGGCCCGGAAGGCAAGGTCCTCGAGGTGCAGATCCGTACCCATTCGATGCACGAAGAAGCCGAACTCGGCGTCTGCGCGCATTGGCGCTACAAGGGCACCGACGTCAAATCCGGCTCGAACCATTACGAAGAGAAAATTTCCTGGCTGCGTCAGGTCCTCGAATGGCACGAAGAACTCGGTGATATCGGCGGTCTGGCCGAACAACTGCGCGTCGACATCGAGCCCGACCGGGTCTACATCTTCACTCCCGACGGTCACGCCATCGACTTGCCGAAAGGCGCAACGCCGCTGGATTTTGCCTATCGCGTGCACACCGAAATCGGCCACAACTGCCGGGGCGCGAAGATCAACGGCCGTATCGTCCCGCTGAACTACAGCCTGCAGACCGGCGAGCAGGTCGAGATCATCACCAGCAAGCACGGCACGCCGAGCCGCGACTGGCTGAACCCGAACCTCGGTTACGTGACCACCTCGCGGGCGCGGGCGAAGATCGTTCACTGGTTCAAGTTGCAGGCTCGTGATCAGAACGTTGCGGCCGGTAAAACCCTGATCGAGCGCGAACTCACTCGCCTCGGGCTGCCCGCGGTGGATTTCGACAAGCTGGCCGAAAAGGCCAACATGAAAACCGCCGAAGACATGTTCGCTGCCCTCGGCGCCGGCGACCTGCGTCAGGCGCATCTGGTCAACCTTGCGCAGCAACTGGTCGAACCGGAGCGCGGCAACGAGCAACTGGAACTGATCCCGCGCAAGGCCACCGGTTACAAACCGGGCAAGCGCGGCGATATTCAGATCCAGGGCGTCGGCAACCTGATGACGCAGATGGCCGGCTGCTGCCAGCCGCTGCCGGGCGATGCGATCGTCGGTTACATCACCCAGGGCCGTGGCGTGAGCATTCACCGTCAGGACTGCGCCTCGGTACTGCAGCTGGGCGGGCGCGAGCCGGAGCGGATCATTCAGGTCAGCTGGGGGCCAGTGCCGGTGCTCACCTATCCGGTGGACATCATCATCCGCGCCTACGATCGTTCCGGGCTGCTGCGTGACGTCTCGCAGGTGCTGCTCAACGAGCGCATCAACGTGCTGGCGGTCAACACCCGCTCGAACAAGGAAGACAACACTGCGCTGATGTCGCTGACCATCGAGATCCCCGGTCTGGATGCGCTCGGGCGGCTGCTGGGGCGGATTTCGCAATTGCCGAACATCATCGAAACGCGGCGTAACCGTACCCCGTGA